In Primulina huaijiensis isolate GDHJ02 unplaced genomic scaffold, ASM1229523v2 scaffold23605, whole genome shotgun sequence, the sequence atctTAGAGGAGAATGAAATAGTATTTGGTGGCAGCTGGCTAGCAAGAGTCTCCAACAGCATTCGTCGTTCTACAGCTCGAACTTCTTGACTGTTTCCATGAAACAGTCAAATGTCACATACGTAACTTTTGAGCATCAAACAACCGAAAAGGACATCGAAAAGAGTCACCTTTCATCCTCATCTTTGAATATGAAGGATCGCAATTCCCTTCCATCTTCTGATTTCACCACCATCCTGTACAGCTGGCAACATGAAATAGTTCAGGATTGACAATTTACACTAGTTCAGAATTCTGTCTCTGGTCCTCAATAGAAGATCGATAACAACTCCTCTAATAACAATTTCTCAATAAAattcttatataaatttttcatGACAGAAATGAATCAATATGATGCAATTTATCAATGCTAAAAATTGCATAGAATAAACATGAAGTTGAAATGAACACACAGGTCTCTTGAATTTCATAGTGTGACTTATTATCACACCACGGCTACAGGGACCGAAACAAGGAACTTTATGACCCATGGCACATTTTGACCAGTTTTTAACCATGTCAATTATACCTGAACAATCAAATGTAGTAAAAATCCTTACATTGAACCTGACCGAATGGAATAAAGAAAGccaaatgcaatttttcaaagACATGATCGTTTATCGAACTTTGTAGATTTTGGGTTTGGGCAACCCCTTGATTACAGGATGAAGGGCCAAAGGCTGGATATTGAGAGGCATAACCAGTGTTTCAAATATATATCCAGGTCAAAACAAGAAATTCAGTCGCTTACATAGTGTCCTAAAGCTAGAGTGTTTTCAAAATGTATCACACCCTTTATTGATAATATTTATGTAAGGCAAAGTTTGCAATCCATTGGCCGAAACCATGAACATACTGCATACCCTTGAACGTCAAGATATTGGCTTCGCAGCTGGCTTCCCACCCCTATAGCATCCAACACTTTCCATCCATTTTTGAAAAGCGTAATCGATGTTCCTCCAGTCCTCAGAGACTCAGCCTGCTCCAGCACCACTGACGCAATCCCCACCCTATCGTCCATTCAACCgacaacaacaaacaaacaaaaaaattgaatttaaaacttcttttaaaaaaaaagtccaAAATCAAGTAGAATCAGCGATAATTAGAAGAACTTTTAACTTTTGTAGCGAAACAGCAGTAGCAAGCCCAGCAATTCCAGCCCCCACGATGACTATGTCTTCCTTTCTACTTACAACACCAGCTTCAGCATCCTCCATGTACCTTATTCTTCTCCTTATTTTGGTGAGGTGGATTGCCTCTGGCCGCGATGAAGGCAAGCTAGACGGCCATCTCGGAGGCATTAATACAACACTCGCCATGGATAACTTTGCTTTGCTTGTTTTGATGATCGTTTGGAGCTTGTGGATATTGCATGAGTGGTATTATCTtatattttgaaggaaatttataatggaaatttataatattttcatgaaataaaatataataaaaaaaagtgtaGCTTTTAGAATGTATTTTCATGAGACGACcacttcaaaaaaattataatattttgaaattacattttataaatgtaatataaaaaaaataaatttattttatatgaccTTATCATTGATTGGTTTCGTATCtttatcataaaaatctcagtatgggattattattttcattttaatctaaatttactatattataactATATTATATGGTATGATATCGGTAATCAGTGTTAACATTTTATAATATCcggttttgattttgaaaaatgatttcGTCTAATGCATTGaatatttggaattattttttttaggtgTTTTTTTAGTAGTGTAGATAGAATTTTTGTGCTTCGCTTgacaaatataattattttgatgtaattGATATTCGgagataaataaagaaaaaattttagaaTATTATAAAATCCCATTTTCCCAGAGGTAACTGGGAGTAGTTGCGCGTTTTGGCTTTATTTCGGGTGGGAGAATCTGTCAATGCATGCATTGCTTACGTTTAGAGACAAGTTACGCTATATACTATCGGATGAGATCGACGTCGGAATGATATATGGAACTCCGAGAGAACATCCAATGGATTTTCATTTAACTGAATTGGTATGAGACAACGAACTCCGAGCAAAAAATATAatcatgtgttataaatgacAACACCTGATTTGTAAGAGGTGCTTTTGAATTGGAAGTTACTGGAGTTGCTCGTAATTATCTGGAATTTTCGAGAAGCTCCGATTATACCCTCTGTCtcttttatcatgttttgagaCATTATCATATATACGATAATAATAGCCCATTTTCCGATGATGGTGACCTTGTCCTCGGCTTCTCTTCGTATACTGTGACTAAGAGAGCTTTCTCCCGACAGCAGACGATACTCTAGAAAATCGATCCCATGAGCAAATTCACACAAGGTTTAGTTTGGATGAAATGAAAGTTTACAATTTTTAAGATTGCTTGATTGATTGTGACTTCTAAGCTTCATAAACGAGCATGAATCGATCAAACAACAATATGAAAACTCTTAAACTCACCATTTGGCAGTGGAGATTTGGGATGGTATGGACAAGAGGAGCAATTTAGTTTATGAGTTCTGTCATGTTGTGCAGGCCCTTAAATTTTCAGGTAAaacaagacatgattcattGTACTAGTCGAAATGTATTTGACAAGGTGTTTCAATACACGACAAATGCATTTGAAATGGCATACACTTCATGCAATATACTAACTCCCCCTCCAATATCTGATAGCTGAGGCCGTGCGTTGAtatcatgaaaattattaatattacttTTTGAAGTTTTTACACACGAATTTTTTTAAGGACACCAagtaacaataaaaaaaatatcataggATCTAACATAATTTTGGCAGATCAACGGCTGGGGGCAGGGCAGAAGAGCTGCCCTAACCGGGTTTACCAACTTTTgcgaaattaatttataaatcataattataattacatttcaAAAGACTGGTTAATCACAACCAGAAACATTGAGAAGTAGACGGCACAAAACAGCCATAGGCAGAAGGTGTGAAACAAATTGCACACACATTTATGTTTGTGCTACTTGAAAAACTTCGTATATGTAACATTAAAAAAAGGTACAGAAACGAATGCAAGTTTCCGAATCAGTTAAGTCGCATTTTAGAGAGCTTATTTATAGTATAGGAAACACACATCGAAACTACTGGCGTCCTCACAGTCGGTTTCTCCTGACAATATCAgtttctcctcttcttcttcttctcttcctTCTCGGATGCATTCTTCAACTGCAATGTGATCAATTACGGATATAAATTAGCAAAACTCGAATCAAGCTTCAAAAACAGCTCGAGCTCAACCTTAAGTTCATCTGAAACTTTTGAGCTTCGTTTGAATGATGTTAACTTGATAATTATTGttgaaatttttcaaattttagttcgGTTAATATTACTGCTGATTGTAGCATTAAAGAAAAACtgcataaatttattaatatacgatgaaaataaataatcatcgGTTTTTATTTCGtactattataaaatataaattgtaAGCTAAAGCCAAGTAAAATTCAACCTCGCAAGTCGAATGTGCTTCAATGAAAAAGTCCTTACCATGATTATAAGAATACGCACAAAGACAGCAACAAAATCAGTGAAAAGGGTCAGAGTGTGTTTCACGTAATCGAGATCCCCAAAGTGCGCCTTCTCGATAATGTCCTGAGTGTCAACGACTATGTAACCTACGAACACCAAGAGCCCGAAATACAACTGCAAGAGGAAAACGAAGTAGTATAAGTTATATACTATCACCAGTCATGAATGGAGAAGACAGGAAGCCTCAGgtcaataaaattttcaaacttaaGTTTAAAGTTTGAAACATTCCAGATGGCCATAGGTAAAATTAAGAGAagtgaaaaaaaatcatataccTCAAATTTGAAAAGGGCCATAGAACCACCAAATATTGACGATGCAAAGTGCAACCAGAATAGGATGGAAAGACCAGAGGAAAGAAGGCCACCAAGGTACAAGTATTCCCTGCGCCTGGCTACCATGGCAGCTGCTGAGAAACAACCGAAGGCCACAGCACAACCAACGAAAGCACTAACAATAATGCTGGAGCACAAAAAAACTTGTGATATGAgattcataatttaacataggAGGGTGGACATAGCCGAATAAGAAAACCAGATGTCTATTATCAGCTATTATCAGGAAAAAAGTAAGATCTCATGTGCGTCCAAATAAAAAAGGCACCAAATAAAGTCAAAACCATATGGACCCGGAATATAACATATACCTTGGGTCAAAGTCAATTGCCAATTCGATCAACGGACCAACCGAGGCCCCTTCAAAGAGCGCTGCGGCCATTAGAAGAGACATCCGCTTTTTCTGTTTATTATAATGAAAGATGATAAAAATTTGAGAATGTGCATGGATATCAGTTTTAGTAAaaactaaatttaaattttccaacaatttaataaatttaatgcCAAGATTTTGAAACACTTCTGATACGAAAGCATATACCAAAGATTCCAAATAAACCccaaaattaaaagttttgattcaTCTGCTTCGTATACTTTCAGAAATTTTCATAAGTAAAACATAAAACTGCTTTCGGCGTAAAGTCAaccaaaaatagaaaataccCATCCATTAACTTTTATAGAAGGAAACAACTGACGAAAAAGATAAATACCTCTTCATACTGAGGCACAGAGAGTAGCCAAATTATGCTACCCATGCATCCAAGAGTTGTAAGAAACCCACCAAGGTTAAAAAGAATGTGAAGATAAGCTCCAACCGCAGACGCTACCAGGGAGCAGCATAGTGAGAGGTACACCTAAGATCAGACAGCATTTTCTCTTCAAATATTTGTGAATAAAAGGCCAACAAACGGAAGGAATGATTAAAGGATTCGGAAGAAttctaaattatatttttcaacgCATAAATATACAAGAAACCTTATTGTTAGAATAAGTCAGAAATATTATCATCCCGAAAATCAAATCAACGGaggaaaatcaaaataaaatctttAGCATCAGAGTAATTCAATACCACAACAGAAAAAAAACTGACGACGTAACCCTAGTTAAATGGATAATCTTCGATTCTCAACGTATGACCTCGATTCCAATCGTCACTCAGATAAAGACAAAAAAAACTTATTCATTCTCCAAGAAACCATCGACAAATTCGCAGGGAAAAAAAAGAACCTGTTTGAGATGATTTTGGACGACGGGAGAAATCTGGCGGAAATTCTTAAGAGAATCGTAACTCCACCGATTCCGCGACGAAGATTGGGAATCGAAGAAGGATGCGAACGAATCCATTAGTCTCTCTAGCAAAGCAAACGACTTTCAAATGTCTTTTCTTTCTCAAGTAATAGCGATATGAATGCTTCAGAAAGACCACGCCAACTTATATAGGCTATTTTGTCATTTCCTAGAACCAAAACAATTTGATTGTAATATAAATTTCCTatcatgaaatatatttattgttaataaattcaacacaaaaattcatCTACACTATCTCATGGCTAAATTTTGTGAAATAGatctatgaaaaaaattatttttataaaaaaaatattatgtttcacTATGAATATACATCGGATCGATCAATCTCACGAATTTATGCATTTGAGATCGCTCAtatgagacctactctaaattaaaatatataatcactGTACACAAAAACTCAAGTGAGATTGTTCTACTGATTAATTTTGTTAAACGAATATCCATCTTGAtctaattcatgaaaaatatattaatttttatactaaaaatattatttttcattttaagtaTGAATCATGTCCACCAGTTTCACATAAATAAATGTACGAGACCAAATCATCATTATAATGTATTTGATCAGGTCATCATTATATTGTATTTGTCTCTAAGAATGAGTGAAGTGAGACAGTTTCATGGTTTCGTAGATGTGAGATGAGTCGAACCGAGTCATAACTAGagtgaaaattaataattttaatataaaaaacaatatttttcatgagtctTAACGAATAAGATATTTGTATTACAAAATTGAGTCGTAATACGTCTTGAGTTTAACTTTTAAGTTCACATTTAGACTTACCTTCCAAGTTATTATTTTGGAAGTACCTCAAACTTTTTCTCCAAAATCAATTCATTAATTTACGTTGAAAATTCAATCACACGTTAATTGGACGTCGtctatttaaaaaacaattcgTATAatactgaatttttttaattaataattacaattctgaaataa encodes:
- the LOC140967096 gene encoding bax inhibitor 1-like gives rise to the protein MDSFASFFDSQSSSRNRWSYDSLKNFRQISPVVQNHLKQVYLSLCCSLVASAVGAYLHILFNLGGFLTTLGCMGSIIWLLSVPQYEEKKRMSLLMAAALFEGASVGPLIELAIDFDPSIIVSAFVGCAVAFGCFSAAAMVARRREYLYLGGLLSSGLSILFWLHFASSIFGGSMALFKFELYFGLLVFVGYIVVDTQDIIEKAHFGDLDYVKHTLTLFTDFVAVFVRILIIMLKNASEKEEKKKKRRN